The following is a genomic window from Pseudophryne corroboree isolate aPseCor3 chromosome 3, aPseCor3.hap2, whole genome shotgun sequence.
AGGTGACCCAGAGCACTTACAGTGGTATAATGGGGTTGGTAGTCCAGTACCAAATGAAATGATTTATGATCAATatgttaggcaaaaccagtgcaggtggctgccaATTCTAAAATACGTGGACAAACAACAACCGTGTCCACCACAACATTTGACTTAATTTATAAATGTTTCTTGAttatctcaataagaaacatttaggCTAGGGGGGGCCTTGAAAAAAAAAAGCTGAGATTCTAGGTTGTCATAATGCGAGGAGCCACTGGCCTGGTCTATACCTAACAAAATTTAAACCATGAAGAACCAGGACAAAATAAGACCAACACCTGATCCATACAAACCCCACTCAGATCATGCCCAACACACTAATTAGTTGAAACTACACCCATTTTCACATACACTATGCCCCTTTATATATCAGCAGTTCTGGGCTGTCCTTTTGAAATTGGGGCAGATGGAAGTTATACAAGTAAATTCTTCACCGAAACCTCATTTAAACACCTCAACGGGAAAACATCTCATTTTCATATGCGGGAATACTGGGCTGGATTCACTTAGCTCCTGCCATGAGGAACACAGTTTATAACCcctgaagacacatctgtacctgCATAACCAAATATGTTGCCCCGTGGGCTCACACTTTTGAAGCTTTACAAATGACCCTCAGTGAAATGGTAAAAGGTTATATAACTCAATTGAAAAACTATCGAAATGTAAGACAAAGGACAATATAACAATTTTCCAGGTCCCACATTATATCTCCAGTCCTTTGCTGAGATTATATGCTCATGagccaaaacattatcaccactccCATATACAGTCAGTGAAGCCAACTATCTCCCTAACGTCAAGGTCAGGAATATATTAGACGGTAGGCTGACCTTAGCAATGGTAGGTCAGAAGACATGGGCAGTTGTGAAGACCTGAGTTACTTTGAGGGCCAAAACATTTTGGCCTGAAAGGGACAAAATATTTTCAAACAGCAAGACTTGTGAGGTGCTCAAGGTTAGTCATGGTGAGTTTCTACTGGCAGAGCTCTGAAGTGGAAAACTGTAAATGAGGTGTAgggctgccaaaagtcatccatgtgaGAGGTCAATGAAGGCGATCCTGCCTGGTCCAAAATGGCTACTGTAGTACAAATCACAGAATATTTTACAGTGATGAGATTAATTTGTAACAACACAGAATGCATCAAACCTTGTTGTGTATGGGGCTGGAtagacacagacgagtctgagagccAAAGCTAAACCCATGTCCACCGCTGACAGCACCTATATTGATCATGAGAGCATCAGTATTGGACCAAGGTCATCTGGTCTGATGCATCATGTTTTCTGTTGTATCATGTTGACATTTGTTGCATCATTTACCTAGAGAAGAGATCAAGCAAGGATGCATTGTGGGAAGAAAACAAGCTGGAAATATGAGGTCATTGGGGCAATATTCTGCTGGAAAACCCTGCGTCCAGCCATTCATGTTGACGATAGTTTAATGTATATCATCTCCCTAAACATTGCTATGGACCAGGCACATACAAAGAAAATCTCCGATGAGAGTCTTTGCCATGAAAGATATTACAGGCCATTCCCCCTGCTTAATAACAGGATGCGACAAGCCACTCCCTctctataataacaggacactataggctactccccctgtagaaTATGTGCTGGCTGATACAATAATGTGTGCTCATCCCATCTAATTATTGGTCACCCAGAACTGACTGCTAAATGACAGAGGGGCACTGAGGTGAGTAGCAGAGGCCTTCTAACCAGAGCCTGACGGTGCTCTGTTCATTTGCTCTGTGACTGGTGATCTGGGGTCTTTTACCGCTGGGGAGAGAATGAGGCTGGTGACATATATGGAGAGGAAAATGGCTCCAGAGGCggagtgtgtgtgtgatctgtatgCGTCGCTCCTCAGCAAGGGGACCAGCATCAGGCTGGGGCTGCCAAGGGACTCATATTTGGGGCTGGGGGCAGCCAGAAGTTGGGGATGGGGGCTGCGGCGGATGGGAACCGGTGGCGGCTACACATAGGcacagaggaggagggggagggggagaagatCAGATACAGCAGCACATGGTATGGAGCTGTAGGGGGGGGCAATGCCCCCATCGCCCCCCCATAAATCTGCTAGTGGCTGGGGGGCTCGGGACCTGGACTGATATTTGGGGTTACAGCACATAACATAACACCAGTAAGGAAGGGGGGGAGGTAACTCAGGACGTGATGCAGTGTATTACAGGAGTCTTGCACTGATATGGTTTTTACTGTGAATAATGAcagctgtgtgtttatgtatattgtGTATGTAGCCTGAGACGGGAGAGATGACAGTGACATCATCTAGGATGGAAATTGATAGTattccatatacatacatatacacacacatatatacatacatggttAACACCCCCTATACCTTATGGAAattcagtgtcccccaatggatgGATAGGAAAATAACAAACCATTCCAGCTCAGCCCTTTAACAAAAAATATGTGAGAAATTAGATTTATTTGTAAGATAAATAACTTTCCATCTGCAAATTTGAACCAGTGTAAATAAATTATGGTTTATTAAGATTCGATTACTGTCGTCATGTTACTCATTCTCATCTGTGTGACGTCTTTGATGTCTAACAACAGATGATTTATctctaaaacattttccacactcagaacatgagaatggcttctcacctgtgtgtctttgctgatgtttaacaagatgtgatttctctgtAAAACCTTTCTCACACtgtgagcatggaaatggtttctcacctgtgtgacttctctgatgtgcaacaagatgtcccttatttgtaaaacatttcccacactcagaacatggatatggcttctcacctgtatgtaatcgctcatgtctaacaagatttgctttctgtgtaaaacatttttcacactgagaacatggaaatggtttctcacctgtgtgacatctcagaTGTTTACCAAGAGCTGttttctctgtaaaacatttcccacactgtaagcatggaaatggcttctcacctgtatgtattctctcaTGTAGAACAAGAAGTGATtttagtgtaaaacatttcccacactcatggcatggaaatggcctctcacctgtgtgaattctctgatgtttaacaagatttgatttctgtgtaaaacatttcccacaatcagaacatggaaatggcttctcacctgtgtgacttctctgatgtttaacaagagctgacttgtgtgtaaaacattttccacactcagaacatggaaatggcttctcacctgtatgcaaTCTCTCATGTCTAAGAAAATCTgacttctgtgtaaaacatttcccacactcacaacaaggaaatggcttctcacctgtgtgacttatttgatgtgtaacaagatttgatttctctgtaaaacatttcccacactcagaacatggaaatggcttctcacctgtgtgacatctctgatgtttaacaagagctgatttgtgtgtaaaacattttccacactcagaacatggaaatggcttctcacctgtatgtaaTCCCTCATGTCTAACAAAATCTgacttctgtgtaaaacatttcccacaatgtgagcatggaaatggtttctcacctgtatgtattctctcaTGTAGAACAAgaagtgatttccgtgtaaaacttttcccacactcagaacatggaaatggtttctcacctgtgtgacttctctgatgtgtaacaagatttgatttatctgtaaaacatttcccacactcagagc
Proteins encoded in this region:
- the LOC135056934 gene encoding oocyte zinc finger protein XlCOF6.1-like, which gives rise to MDECNRRNISEENLISSSGCKTEADDITQDSPGENTTALLISPVPHNVAVSSGPSNQSECFYNTDIGASATALTVDKIFPCSIDDRCFIQNASLVTHQTAKGGEKPFPCSECGKCFTRKSCLVKHQISHTGRRPFPCSECGKCFTDKSNLVTHQRSHTGEKPFPCSECGKSFTRKSLLVLHERIHTGEKPFPCSHCGKCFTQKSDFVRHEGLHTGEKPFPCSECGKCEKPFPCCECGKCFTQKSDFLRHERLHTGEKPFPCSECGKCFTHKSALRIHTGERPFPCHECGKCFTLKSLLVLHERIHTGEKPFPCLQCGKCFTEKTALGKHLRCHTGEKPFPCSQCEKCFTQKGHLVAHQRSHTGEKPFPCSQCEKGFTEKSHLVKHQQRHTGEKPFSCSECGKCFRDKSSVVRHQRRHTDENE